A window of Castanea sativa cultivar Marrone di Chiusa Pesio chromosome 1, ASM4071231v1 contains these coding sequences:
- the LOC142621687 gene encoding G-type lectin S-receptor-like serine/threonine-protein kinase LECRK3 has translation MASAIALFYYHLLVFVITLLVPAIAQVNNNVSVGSALFATDDNSMWTSPSGDFSFGFRRFPGQQDQFLLAIWFAKIPDETIVWSANGDYPAERESKVELNTAGQLVLKAPGGWELWRSSNNENPRVSNGAMLDTGNFVTTSTNSSILWNSFDEPTNTMLPTQVLGFGSNLFSSMSTENYGVGKFQLRFNVPQQIISNSSYILMLNQIDVYTQNPYGAYYAKQDVSELSLDKSGYLQVKNSLGDISNLSSKDEVLRAESDSYYRATLDFDGVFRLYTHPKNFIGNQTWSATWYVPENICLDIFDTFGSGPCGYNSICLLTAYGKPECQCAPGFSLLDVNNKYSGCKQDDVSYMNECNEMGTVISEDQFEILEMENADWPLTAYELLQPTTEFECKKSCLHDCYCAVAIFQDPKYNNGTGRCWKKRLPLSNGRYNRNAVDRKALFKILKLNSPSQNPTNPDPGQGKQDQAISILAVLLGTSVFFNFFSVAAISLLVFCLWQRKLPNFYRILHTKDLDMNLRSFTYKDLEEATSGFKEELGRGSFGTVYKGVIVSSYSKDVAVKKVDKLIKEGERAFKTEVTMIGQTHHKNLVQLLGYCDEGEHRILVYEFMYNGSLSNFLFGAIRPSWKQRTQIALGIARGLMYLHEECSMQIIHCDIKPQNILLDDFFTAKISDFGLAKLLMNHQTRTLTGIKGTKGYVAPEWFKNTPVTVKVDVYSFGVMLLEIICCRRCVEVEMERATILTEWAYDCYSRGKVERLVENDEEAISDMNWVKKLVMVAIWCVQAVPLFRPSMREVTHMLEGILEISAPPCPFLYSSTFEVEKSSMGFSNNSMKK, from the coding sequence ATGGCTTCAGCAATTGCTCTTTTTTACTATCATTTGCTTGTCTTTGTCATCACCCTCCTGGTTCCTGCAATAGCTCAAGTTAATAACAACGTAAGTGTGGGTTCAGCTCTCTTTGCCACTGATGATAACTCCATGTGGACTTCACCATCTGGTGATTTTTCATTTGGATTCCGTCGCTTTCCAGGTCAACAAGATCAGTTCCTTCTTGCTATCTGGTTCGCTAAGATACCAGATGAAACTATAGTTTGGTCTGCAAACGGAGATTACCCAGCAGAGAGAGAATCAAAAGTAGAGCTTAACACAGCTGGACAACTTGTACTCAAAGCTCCTGGTGGATGGGAGTTGTGGAGGTCCAGCAACAATGAGAATCCTCGAGTATCAAATGGGGCTATGCTAGACACTGGGAATTTTGTTACAACAAGCACAAACTCAAGCATCTTATGGAATAGCTTTGATGAACCAACCAATACCATGTTACCAACCCAAGTATTGGGTTTTGGGAGCAACCTTTTCTCTAGCATGTCCACAGAAAACTATGGAGTGGGTAAATTTCAGCTCCGTTTCAATGTCCCACAGCAAATTATATCAAATTCCTCATACATTCTGATGCTAAATCAAATAGATGTCTACACCCAAAATCCTTATGGAGCTTATTATGCTAAACAAGATGTTTCAGAGCTAAGCTTGGATAAGTCGGGCTACCTTCAAGTCAAGAACTCACTGGGAGACATATCCAACCTTTCATCAAAGGATGAGGTCTTGAGGGCAGAGTCAGACTCCTACTATAGGGCAACACTTGACTTTGATGGTGTTTTCAGACTCTATACTCATCCAAAGAATTTTATCGGAAACCAAACCTGGTCTGCAACTTGGTATGTTCCTGAAAACATCTGCCTGGATATTTTTGACACTTTTGGAAGTGGTCCTTGTGGTTATAATAGCATATGTTTACTGACAGCTTATGGTAAGCCAGAGTGCCAATGCGCCCCAGGCTTCTCTCTCTTGgatgtaaataacaaatatagTGGCTGCAAACAAGATGATGTAAGCTAcatgaatgaatgtaatgagaTGGGTACTGTGATTTCGGAAGATCAATTTGAAATCTTGGAGATGGAGAATGCTGATTGGCCTTTAACTGCCTATGAACTACTTCAACCCACAACAGAATTTGAATGCAAGAAATCTTGTCTGCACGATTGTTATTGTGCAGTTGCCATTTTCCAGGATCCGAAATATAATAATGGCACAGGAAGATGTTGGAAGAAGAGATTACCGCTTTCTAATGGGAGGTACAACCGCAATGCCGTTGATAGAAAAGCTCTattcaaaatattgaaattgaATAGCCCTTCACAAAATCCTACAAATCCAGATCCAGGCCAAGGAAAGCAGGATCAAGCAATATCGATCCTTGCAGTCCTCCTAGGTACTTCTgtattttttaacttcttttctGTTGCTGCAATTTCTCTTCTTGTCTTTTGCTTGTGGCAAAGAAAACTACCAAATTTCTATAGAATCTTACATACAAAAGACCTTGATATGAATCTGCGTTCATTTACATACAAAGACCTTGAAGAAGCTACTAGTGGGTTCAAAGAAGAATTGGGTAGGGGTTCTTTTGGCACTGTTTATAAAGGGGTAATAGTATCAAGTTATAGCAAAGATGTTGCTGTCAAGAAGGTAGACAAACTGATAAAGGAAGGTGAGAGGGCATTCAAAACTGAAGTAACAATGATTGGCCAAACTCACCATAAGAATTTGGTACAGTTACTTGGCTATTGTGATGAAGGTGAACACCGAATTTTGGTGTATGAGTTTATGTACAATGGTTCATTGTCGAATTTCCTCTTTGGAGCAATAAGACCAAGTTGGAAACAGAGAACTCAGATTGCATTAGGAATTGCCAGAGGACTAATGTACTTGCATGAAGAATGCAGCATGCAAATCATTCATTGTGACATAAAGCCTCAAAACATACTCTTGGATGATTTTTTTACAGCCAAAATTTCTGATTTTGGATTGGCAAAGCTTTTGATGAACCACCAAACCCGTACTCTCACTGGCATCAAGGGGACTAAAGGTTATGTTGCACCTGAATGGTTCAAGAACACACCAGTCACAGTAAAGGTGGATGTATATAGTTTTGGTGTCATGTTGTTGGAGATCATTTGCTGCAGGAGATGTGTGGAAGTTGAGATGGAGAGAGCAACAATACTTACAGAATGGGCTTATGATTGCTATAGTAGAGGGAAAGTTGAAAGATTGGTGGAAAATGATGAAGAGGCTATTAGTGATATGAATTGGGTGAAGAAGCTAGTAATGGTGGCAATTTGGTGTGTACAGGCTGTGCCATTATTCAGGCCTTCCATGAGAGAAGTCACTCATATGCTAGAAGGCATTCTTGAGATTTCTGCACCCCCATGTCCTTTTCTCTACAGTTCAACTTTTGAAGTTGAAAAGTCATCCATGGGTTTTTCAAATAATAGTATGAAGAAATGA